In one Lolium rigidum isolate FL_2022 chromosome 3, APGP_CSIRO_Lrig_0.1, whole genome shotgun sequence genomic region, the following are encoded:
- the LOC124697048 gene encoding uncharacterized N-acetyltransferase p20-like, giving the protein MERPAPEMEEVTLREFTEADAEALFSWASDPRVVLFQRREAYARVDEARRYILDHVLPHPWYRAICVAGGAVVGSISVKPDPAEERAGRRSSRASLGYRVAHGYWGRGIATRAVRAAAEAAFAELPWLVRLEAVADVENPASQRVLEKAGFVREGVLRSYVVLKGRPRDMVMFSFVDADRERSKPVEAHKD; this is encoded by the coding sequence ATGGAGCGCCCGGCACCGGAGATGGAGGAGGTCACCCTCCGCGAGTTCACCGAGGCCGACGCGGAGGCGCTCTTCTCGTGGGCGTCCGACCCGCGCGTCGTGCTCTTCCAGCGCCGCGAAGCCTACGCGCGCGTGGACGAGGCCCGCCGCTACATCCTCGACCACGTCCTGCCGCACCCGTGGTACCGCGCCATCTGCGTCGCGGGCGGCGCGGTCGTGGGCTCCATCTCCGTCAAGCCCGACCCCGCCGAGGAGAGGGCCGGGCGACGCTCGTCGAGGGCGTCCTTGGGGTACCGCGTCGCGCACGGCTACTGGGGCCGCGGCATCGCGACGCGCGCggtgcgggcggcggcggaggcggcgttcGCGGAGTTGCCGTGGCTGGTGCGGCTGGAGGCCGTGGCCGACGTGGAGAACCCGGCGTCGCAGCGGGTGCTGGAGAAGGCCGGGTTCGTCAGGGAGGGCGTGCTGCGGAGCTACGTCGTGCTCAAGGGGCGGCCCAGGGATATGGTCATGTTCAGCTTCGTTGACGCGGATCGCGAGAGGAGCAAGCCCGTAGAGGCCCATAAAGACTAG